From a single Candidatus Tumulicola sp. genomic region:
- a CDS encoding glycosyltransferase produces the protein MGKVRSVNAGLVSIIVTTKNSERTLRACLSSARGQTYPDVEIIVVDNDSTDDTMRIAREFADSVVQGGPERSAQRNIGIREARGAWVLVLDSDMVLDPDVVAESVAAAKQCNAAGVVVPEFSFGEGFWGACKILERSFYTNDGIVTAARFFDRETVVSLGGYDESLTGPEDWDMSIRVCGSPATVFAQTRILHDEGRHSLGSLFVRKFYYGRSMPRFIRKHGASALCRLNPFRGALLRNFFHIFKNPVLGCGLVVIKMVESTGGFLGMLDGRVRSSDAVYRKA, from the coding sequence ATGGGTAAAGTACGGTCGGTGAACGCGGGTCTCGTTTCGATCATCGTCACGACCAAGAATTCGGAGCGCACGCTGCGCGCGTGCCTTTCGAGCGCGCGCGGGCAGACATATCCGGATGTCGAAATCATCGTGGTCGACAATGACTCGACCGATGACACCATGCGCATTGCCCGCGAATTTGCCGATTCCGTCGTGCAGGGCGGCCCAGAGCGGTCGGCACAGCGCAACATCGGCATCCGCGAGGCGCGCGGTGCGTGGGTGCTCGTGCTCGATTCGGACATGGTCCTTGATCCCGACGTGGTCGCCGAATCGGTTGCGGCAGCCAAGCAGTGCAATGCAGCGGGTGTCGTCGTCCCGGAGTTCTCATTCGGCGAAGGCTTTTGGGGCGCGTGCAAGATCCTCGAGCGCTCATTTTACACGAACGACGGGATCGTCACCGCTGCGAGATTCTTCGACCGTGAAACAGTTGTCTCGCTCGGAGGATACGATGAATCGCTGACCGGCCCCGAGGATTGGGACATGTCGATCCGCGTGTGCGGCAGTCCCGCGACCGTATTCGCGCAGACGCGCATCCTTCATGATGAAGGGCGGCATTCGCTCGGATCGCTCTTTGTGAGAAAATTCTACTACGGCAGAAGCATGCCTCGATTTATCCGAAAACACGGCGCAAGCGCTCTATGCCGGCTCAACCCGTTTCGGGGCGCGCTGCTTCGCAATTTCTTTCATATCTTCAAGAATCCGGTGCTCGGATGCGGCCTCGTGGTGATAAAGATGGTCGAATCGACCGGCGGTTTTCTCGGCATGCTGGATGGACGCGTTCGCTCGAGCGACGCCGTGTACCGCAAGGCTTAG
- a CDS encoding class I SAM-dependent methyltransferase, with product MNASLARFFRALPSPVQGFIRSLIEIWPGVLTYHQDGLATRHSSDFLAEARFRRAYAAGAATKSWGEVDVQWRAYVCCWAASHAARLEGDFVECGVNRGANARAIVDYLDFARLPKTFYLLDLFADSDPSGSGDDLYEDVIRTFRDFPNVRLVRGRIPGTLPMVTPAKVCFLAIDMNDAGPEIAAAEHFWDILVPGAIIVLDDYGDRLFWRQKVAFDHFAQRVGVEVLSLPTGQGLILKPG from the coding sequence ATGAACGCTTCGCTCGCTCGATTTTTCCGCGCTCTGCCCTCGCCGGTACAGGGATTCATCCGCTCACTCATCGAGATATGGCCGGGCGTGCTCACGTATCACCAGGACGGCCTGGCGACCCGCCATTCGAGCGACTTTCTCGCCGAAGCGCGCTTCAGACGCGCTTATGCTGCGGGTGCGGCCACGAAATCGTGGGGAGAGGTGGACGTTCAATGGCGCGCATACGTGTGCTGTTGGGCTGCTTCCCACGCCGCGCGCCTCGAGGGGGACTTCGTGGAGTGTGGCGTCAATCGTGGCGCCAACGCACGCGCGATCGTCGACTATCTCGACTTTGCTCGATTGCCGAAGACGTTCTATCTGCTGGACCTGTTTGCTGACTCCGACCCTAGTGGCTCCGGTGATGACCTCTACGAGGACGTCATCAGGACATTCCGCGACTTCCCAAATGTGCGGCTCGTGCGCGGGCGGATCCCGGGCACCCTTCCGATGGTCACACCCGCGAAGGTCTGTTTCCTGGCGATCGACATGAATGATGCCGGGCCCGAGATTGCAGCCGCCGAGCATTTTTGGGATATTCTCGTGCCGGGCGCTATCATCGTGCTCGACGACTACGGTGATCGTCTTTTTTGGCGTCAAAAGGTCGCGTTTGATCATTTCGCTCAGCGAGTCGGCGTGGAGGTGCTCTCCCTGCCCACCGGCCAGGGGCTCATTCTAAAACCGGGATGA
- a CDS encoding alpha-(1->3)-arabinofuranosyltransferase family protein, which yields MILRRITAMGAERLYAGLAVVAIFAVAFHWWRPGYTISGGDSVYPPDPFHQLLVSFSAWNHSPSILGSASGGSASAPFLLVLGVLRLMFGSSLAQIIALSLLQTGAWLGMQAFLRQLRASAGAAAIGATFYVFNQWSIQFFGFNYALEILMILLPIAGVLALRFNPPRARVLSFCFVLLVAIPCAPLGVNPALILLALFGFASLAGLAFLLSLHRREFTRWMLGTLGLSLVAAAWWLLPICWQYLDSLHTFVLSPSAWSWVIARSSILNNLRWTPMWQWRSGYTPYAPVVDGSPLLYAAEFASIAALCLALAFSTGEQRRILRYSALMVAAAIIISKGLHPPATWFNELLYKVPGMFLFREPTSKAPLIGLIFASVGLALCYDVVAARIRRAAGRLVLATALIVPLILSAYPAVTRDRDATDDIRSHYTRVPGYWLDAIDYLNAQPDFAGILMLPPVSYYQVNYGWFYGSDGITTALLNKPIDRLVSQDLYSISPQRLALNSRIRTALFSGSPLLGRMLGDMGIGYVLYRGDVVGDPRDLVSRDALRSELGRAEERRFGPLAVFTFPHRPRVNMSARWIEQTGRSLEAGDELELRALEETLPRLSASASTPLWSPALVESIDDSASSDRLVSVHNSVTGRLTGTRTRLAASFLGSDFARREVVVSRLKPLAWSHAIGCVAVFQALHDLDADVRSYRVFNASFYPIKTTLAILVRPQADRVYALRYGDGRASRALAASRFPVWLEFQSVRIQPGETSLVLGSEPGRGGERLPAYEGGENLGAVHVACPQFFVRLPRPDTGSIAFDPKHPLVSLGGIPLALTLADEPWVSISAREDPNARVNYGVVWLVEVRSKRYTVYQRTNVSVTPASTVDAIEATLAQAGVKVTANDFAAIRVLGVQVVASAWEWQPKGTIAFSNVRIGWTDRGAASARGGGLKLIARVDGRRIEADDAAGSVVQSVVQGSISGDVAASIERVARSLSVAALGRVLVRESLDAPVASVEQEGLLVVHVPADGPRLITLTDQYDPAWTGIAWRGLRPSLLPHMSADRWRNAFIAPPGSAVMLFFLGVPLQYVSLLAAAALIAALGLRLRRRP from the coding sequence ATGATCCTTCGCCGAATCACAGCCATGGGCGCCGAGCGGCTCTATGCAGGCCTGGCGGTCGTTGCCATCTTCGCTGTCGCTTTCCATTGGTGGCGCCCAGGCTATACCATCAGCGGCGGCGACAGTGTCTATCCGCCGGATCCGTTCCACCAACTGCTCGTGAGTTTCTCTGCGTGGAATCACTCCCCCAGCATTTTGGGCTCCGCATCGGGGGGAAGCGCGTCGGCTCCGTTCCTACTCGTTCTCGGCGTGCTGAGGCTCATGTTCGGCAGCAGTCTCGCGCAGATTATCGCTCTAAGCCTCCTCCAGACGGGCGCTTGGTTAGGAATGCAAGCATTTCTCCGGCAGTTACGGGCCTCCGCGGGGGCCGCCGCGATTGGGGCAACGTTCTACGTGTTCAACCAGTGGTCGATCCAGTTTTTCGGCTTCAACTATGCACTGGAAATCCTGATGATCTTGCTGCCGATCGCGGGTGTCTTGGCGCTGCGGTTCAACCCCCCGCGCGCGCGCGTGCTCTCGTTTTGCTTCGTGCTCCTCGTTGCGATACCGTGCGCCCCGCTGGGGGTCAACCCGGCACTCATCCTGCTGGCGCTTTTCGGCTTCGCATCGCTCGCTGGCCTCGCATTTCTGCTGTCGCTTCACCGGCGTGAATTCACCCGTTGGATGCTGGGCACGCTGGGACTCTCTCTGGTCGCCGCCGCCTGGTGGCTCCTTCCTATCTGTTGGCAATATCTGGACAGCCTCCATACCTTCGTGCTTTCGCCAAGCGCCTGGTCCTGGGTGATCGCGCGATCGTCGATCCTCAACAACTTGCGATGGACTCCGATGTGGCAGTGGAGGTCGGGCTACACGCCATACGCGCCTGTCGTCGATGGCTCTCCGCTGCTGTATGCGGCCGAGTTCGCGTCGATCGCCGCACTGTGTCTCGCACTAGCGTTTAGCACCGGCGAGCAGAGACGAATCCTTAGGTATAGCGCCCTCATGGTGGCCGCCGCGATCATCATCTCCAAGGGATTGCATCCGCCGGCGACGTGGTTCAACGAGTTGCTCTACAAGGTGCCCGGGATGTTCCTGTTCCGCGAACCGACTAGCAAAGCGCCGCTCATCGGTTTGATTTTCGCGAGCGTCGGGCTAGCACTATGCTACGACGTAGTCGCAGCTCGCATACGCCGAGCTGCCGGTCGCCTTGTGCTCGCCACGGCATTGATCGTACCGCTGATCCTGTCGGCGTACCCTGCCGTCACTAGGGACAGAGACGCGACGGACGACATACGATCCCATTACACCCGCGTTCCGGGCTACTGGCTCGACGCCATTGACTATCTCAATGCGCAGCCAGACTTCGCGGGAATCCTCATGCTCCCACCCGTTTCATACTATCAGGTGAACTATGGGTGGTTTTATGGGAGTGATGGCATCACGACCGCGCTCCTGAACAAGCCCATCGATCGTCTGGTCAGCCAGGACCTGTATTCAATCTCGCCCCAGCGGCTAGCGTTGAATTCCCGCATTCGGACTGCGCTCTTCTCGGGTTCGCCCTTGCTCGGGCGCATGCTCGGCGACATGGGGATCGGTTACGTCCTGTACCGCGGCGACGTCGTTGGCGATCCGCGGGATCTTGTGTCGCGTGACGCGCTGCGCTCCGAACTCGGTCGAGCAGAAGAGCGACGCTTCGGACCGTTGGCGGTCTTCACGTTCCCGCATCGTCCGCGCGTCAACATGTCTGCGCGCTGGATCGAGCAGACTGGGCGTTCCCTTGAGGCTGGAGACGAGCTCGAACTGCGCGCGCTCGAGGAGACGCTGCCGCGTCTGAGCGCATCCGCAAGTACGCCGCTATGGTCGCCGGCGCTGGTGGAATCGATCGACGATTCGGCGAGCTCCGACCGGCTCGTCAGCGTGCACAACTCCGTGACCGGTCGTTTGACCGGAACGAGGACTCGCCTCGCCGCGTCGTTTCTTGGATCCGATTTTGCACGGCGTGAAGTGGTGGTGAGCCGGTTGAAACCGCTCGCTTGGAGCCACGCTATCGGGTGCGTCGCGGTCTTCCAGGCGCTCCACGACCTTGACGCAGATGTGCGCTCGTATCGGGTGTTCAACGCGTCGTTTTATCCGATTAAGACGACCCTAGCGATCCTCGTTCGACCTCAGGCTGACCGGGTGTATGCCTTGAGATATGGCGACGGCCGGGCCTCGCGGGCGTTGGCAGCAAGCCGATTTCCCGTTTGGCTCGAATTTCAGAGCGTGCGGATACAGCCGGGAGAAACATCGCTGGTTCTTGGATCTGAACCCGGACGAGGCGGGGAACGCCTGCCGGCCTACGAGGGCGGAGAGAACCTCGGGGCTGTGCACGTCGCGTGCCCGCAGTTTTTCGTTCGATTGCCACGGCCCGATACTGGAAGCATCGCTTTTGATCCGAAGCACCCGCTCGTCAGTCTCGGCGGAATTCCGCTCGCTCTGACTCTTGCCGACGAACCTTGGGTCTCCATTTCGGCGAGGGAGGACCCCAATGCGCGCGTCAATTATGGAGTGGTGTGGCTGGTGGAAGTTCGCAGCAAGCGCTACACGGTGTACCAGCGCACGAACGTGTCGGTTACTCCCGCAAGCACCGTCGACGCTATTGAAGCAACGCTGGCGCAAGCAGGAGTGAAGGTCACGGCGAACGACTTCGCGGCGATTCGCGTTCTCGGCGTGCAGGTGGTCGCCAGTGCGTGGGAATGGCAGCCTAAGGGGACGATCGCTTTTTCAAATGTTCGCATCGGCTGGACTGATCGAGGAGCGGCGTCGGCGCGAGGCGGAGGACTGAAGCTGATCGCAAGAGTCGACGGCAGGCGCATCGAAGCGGATGACGCCGCCGGCTCGGTCGTGCAATCCGTCGTCCAGGGCTCGATATCGGGTGACGTCGCGGCTTCGATCGAACGTGTCGCGCGCTCGCTCTCGGTCGCGGCCTTGGGGCGGGTACTGGTCAGGGAAAGCCTTGACGCACCTGTCGCGTCCGTAGAGCAAGAAGGTTTATTGGTCGTGCACGTGCCCGCGGACGGGCCGCGATTGATCACTCTCACCGATCAGTACGACCCGGCCTGGACCGGAATCGCGTGGCGGGGCCTGCGCCCGAGCCTCTTGCCGCATATGTCGGCCGACCGATGGCGCAACGCGTTTATCGCGCCGCCTGGAAGCGCGGTGATGCTCTTCTTCCTAGGGGTGCCGCTCCAATACGTCAGCCTGCTCGCGGCGGCCGCGCTGATCGCCGCGCTCGGGCTGCGGCTACGAAGGAGACCATAG
- a CDS encoding glycosyltransferase family 4 protein, with the protein MKSIALAATMISPPGSMGGNTKIALEFARSWAERGMDVCVFTTADGERSFREYGVDGVRFRIVSQESISRSGLVRAHNRLWREIRSAELGVGRFDASYSASDFIPDLILARRLRDEGLASRWIGCLYLFVPHPAYGYEGHYSHKLFGSFDPRLAAFYPYQRLTVLPTALTADGNMIANDVDAEEFVKRGYPRERVHAVYGVVNLDHIGAHEGAPLYDAAFVGRLHPQKGCKRLLQIWKFVLADLPGSKLAIVGVGEPAYERRLRQLARTLGIEDSVAWIGFLEGPQKYALLQRSRVFLHTSVYDNCGMAAAEALACGLPAVTFDLPPLRVAYPRGTLKAPIGDEAAFARQIVRLLSDEELRRRLGAEGRQEVAAWDRRAREKDATLFIEKVLAMPPMRREPARARHHTLEAT; encoded by the coding sequence GTGAAAAGTATCGCCCTCGCCGCTACCATGATCTCGCCTCCCGGGAGCATGGGCGGCAATACCAAAATCGCGCTCGAATTCGCGCGCTCGTGGGCGGAGCGCGGCATGGACGTTTGCGTCTTCACTACAGCCGACGGCGAGCGTTCATTTCGTGAATATGGTGTGGACGGCGTGCGTTTTCGAATCGTCTCGCAGGAAAGCATTTCGCGCTCCGGGCTCGTGAGGGCGCACAACCGACTGTGGCGCGAGATCCGTTCGGCCGAGCTCGGAGTTGGGCGTTTTGATGCGTCCTACTCCGCCAGCGACTTTATTCCGGATCTGATACTAGCTAGGCGCCTCCGCGATGAAGGCCTCGCGTCACGTTGGATCGGCTGCCTGTATCTGTTCGTGCCGCATCCAGCGTACGGATACGAGGGTCACTATAGCCACAAGCTTTTCGGCAGTTTCGACCCGCGCCTTGCCGCCTTCTATCCATACCAGCGCCTTACCGTTCTTCCCACGGCGCTGACCGCGGACGGCAACATGATCGCTAACGATGTCGACGCCGAGGAGTTTGTCAAGCGGGGCTACCCGCGCGAGCGCGTGCACGCGGTGTACGGCGTCGTCAACCTCGATCACATAGGCGCGCACGAAGGGGCGCCGCTCTACGATGCGGCCTTTGTCGGGCGCTTGCATCCGCAAAAAGGCTGCAAACGCCTCTTGCAAATCTGGAAGTTCGTTCTGGCCGACCTGCCCGGTTCTAAATTGGCCATCGTCGGTGTCGGCGAGCCGGCCTACGAGCGGCGCTTGCGCCAACTCGCCCGCACACTCGGCATCGAGGACTCCGTTGCGTGGATCGGGTTCCTCGAAGGGCCGCAAAAATACGCGCTGCTGCAGCGTTCGCGTGTGTTCTTGCATACGAGCGTCTACGACAACTGCGGCATGGCCGCCGCCGAGGCGCTCGCGTGCGGTCTGCCGGCGGTGACCTTCGACCTTCCGCCGCTGCGGGTCGCCTACCCACGCGGCACGTTGAAGGCGCCTATCGGCGATGAAGCTGCCTTTGCACGACAAATCGTGCGCCTGCTGTCGGACGAAGAGCTGCGGCGCCGGCTTGGGGCCGAAGGCCGTCAGGAGGTCGCCGCGTGGGATCGGCGCGCTCGCGAAAAAGATGCCACGCTCTTCATTGAGAAAGTCTTGGCCATGCCACCCATGCGGCGCGAACCGGCGCGCGCCCGACACCATACCCTCGAGGCCACGTGA
- a CDS encoding class I SAM-dependent methyltransferase — protein sequence MTADSSAASGAAASACHACGSAAVRATHAASETLFQMGGEFTYRECADCGSLSLANPPSDAAAYYPAHYYRHVEAGVSERLRPLVKAARVLHDRLVPVVSPLTGRWGIGLRGATAADVRVLDGGCGSGRFLMRLRDLGLLDLTGVDPYAAFDAIGRNGKSGSLRLLRERIEDLRETFDTIMFNHTLEHEEDPRAELTAAKDRLSARGRIVVRVPVLGYAWRRYGRCWAQLDAPRHFTLFSKRGLLDCAARAGLSIESTTYDSSAYQFWASEGYMRGRSPRAEAGMLTLRWLIRWVGRIPWNVRAWLLNVRHDGDQAAFVLRPAPR from the coding sequence GTGACGGCCGACTCGTCGGCGGCATCGGGCGCTGCGGCGTCCGCATGCCACGCCTGCGGCTCTGCCGCCGTTCGCGCTACGCACGCCGCGTCGGAGACTTTGTTCCAAATGGGCGGCGAATTCACGTATCGCGAGTGCGCCGATTGCGGCTCTTTATCGCTCGCGAACCCGCCGTCGGATGCTGCTGCATATTACCCCGCTCATTACTACCGGCACGTCGAAGCAGGCGTTTCCGAGCGGCTCAGGCCTCTCGTGAAAGCGGCGCGCGTGCTGCACGATCGCTTGGTTCCGGTCGTTTCCCCGCTCACGGGGCGGTGGGGCATCGGCTTACGAGGTGCGACCGCAGCCGACGTCCGTGTCCTAGACGGTGGATGCGGCAGCGGGCGCTTTCTGATGCGCCTGCGCGATCTTGGACTCTTGGATCTCACGGGCGTCGACCCTTATGCCGCCTTCGATGCGATTGGGAGAAACGGGAAGTCCGGTTCGCTTCGGCTGCTGCGCGAACGCATCGAGGATTTGAGAGAGACCTTCGACACGATCATGTTCAACCACACCCTCGAGCACGAGGAAGATCCGCGCGCCGAGCTCACAGCCGCCAAGGATCGCCTATCCGCTCGCGGACGAATTGTGGTTCGCGTGCCGGTGCTGGGGTATGCATGGAGACGGTACGGCCGGTGCTGGGCCCAACTTGACGCGCCGCGCCACTTCACGCTTTTCTCGAAACGCGGCCTGCTCGATTGCGCCGCCCGTGCCGGACTTAGCATCGAAAGCACTACGTACGACTCGAGCGCGTATCAGTTTTGGGCAAGCGAGGGGTACATGCGTGGCCGGTCGCCCAGAGCAGAGGCGGGGATGCTAACGCTGCGCTGGCTCATACGATGGGTTGGACGCATCCCTTGGAATGTGCGTGCTTGGCTGCTGAACGTGCGCCACGACGGCGATCAAGCCGCCTTCGTCTTGCGGCCCGCGCCTCGATAA
- a CDS encoding class I SAM-dependent methyltransferase, translating to MHRLGAERHQEVAAWDRRAREKDATLFIEKVFIMPSSGAAASACRACGSAAVRATHAASETLFQMGGEFTYRECADCGSLSLANPPSDAAPYYPAHYYRHVEAGVSERLRPLVKAARVMYDRLVPVVSPLTGRWSIGLRGATAADVRVLDIGCGSGRFLIRLRDLGLLDLTGVDPYATFDAIGRNGKSGSLRLLRGRTEDLQGTFDAIMINHTLEHVEDPCAELTAAKDRLAARGRIVVRVPVLGYAWRRYGRCWARFDAPRHFTLFSKRGLLDCAARVGLSIDSMTYDSDAYQFWASEGYMRGQSPKSQGRMLTLRGLAQSLRRIPWNVRSWLLNVRHDGDQAAFVLRPAEPR from the coding sequence ATGCACCGGCTTGGGGCCGAGCGCCACCAGGAAGTCGCTGCGTGGGATCGGCGCGCTCGCGAAAAAGATGCCACGCTCTTCATCGAGAAAGTCTTCATCATGCCATCTTCGGGTGCCGCGGCGTCCGCATGCCGCGCTTGCGGCTCTGCCGCCGTTCGCGCTACGCACGCCGCGTCGGAGACTTTGTTCCAAATGGGCGGCGAATTCACGTATCGCGAGTGCGCCGATTGCGGCTCTTTATCGCTCGCGAACCCGCCGTCGGATGCTGCTCCGTATTACCCCGCTCATTACTACCGGCATGTCGAAGCAGGCGTTTCCGAGCGGCTCAGGCCTCTCGTGAAGGCGGCGCGCGTCATGTACGATCGATTGGTCCCGGTCGTTTCCCCGCTTACGGGTCGATGGAGCATCGGCTTGCGCGGTGCGACCGCAGCCGACGTCCGTGTCCTAGACATTGGTTGCGGCAGCGGGCGCTTTCTGATACGCCTGCGCGATCTTGGACTCTTGGATCTCACGGGCGTCGACCCTTATGCCACCTTCGATGCGATTGGGAGAAACGGGAAGTCCGGCTCGCTCCGGCTGCTCCGCGGACGCACCGAGGATTTGCAAGGGACCTTCGACGCGATCATGATCAACCACACCCTCGAGCACGTTGAAGATCCGTGCGCCGAGCTCACGGCCGCCAAGGATCGCCTGGCCGCTCGCGGACGAATTGTGGTTCGCGTGCCGGTGCTGGGGTATGCATGGAGACGGTACGGCCGGTGCTGGGCCCGGTTTGATGCGCCGCGCCACTTCACGCTTTTCTCGAAACGCGGCCTGCTCGATTGCGCCGCCCGTGTCGGACTTAGCATCGACAGCATGACGTACGACTCGGATGCGTATCAGTTTTGGGCAAGCGAGGGGTACATGCGTGGCCAGTCGCCCAAATCGCAGGGGCGTATGCTGACGCTGCGCGGGCTCGCACAATCGCTAAGACGCATCCCCTGGAATGTGCGGTCTTGGCTGCTGAACGTGCGCCACGACGGCGATCAAGCCGCCTTCGTCTTGCGGCCCGCAGAGCCTCGATAA
- the rfbB gene encoding dTDP-glucose 4,6-dehydratase, whose protein sequence is MRLLITGGCGFIGSNFIRAALKQHADWSVVNLDALTYAGNERNLRDVEGDTRYRFVHGDICDPADVRSSLGEGVHAIVNFAAETHVDRSITSPEAFLRTDVLGTHVLLEAARECKVGRFVQVSTDEVYGSVPHGRTPEGAPLAPRSPYAASKAGADLLVLAYVETYALPAIITRGSNTYGPYQHPEKLVPLFVTNLIDRRPVPLYGDGLHEREWLHVDDHCSAIEHALLHGVRGEVYNVGPHAGCTNLEMTQRLLALLGLDAGPYVRRVPDRPGHDRRYALDCSKLLALGWSPRVELASGLAQTVAWYRANETWWRPIVEGEFASYYRRQYSTLESQ, encoded by the coding sequence ATGCGCCTTCTGATCACCGGCGGCTGCGGCTTCATCGGTTCGAACTTCATCCGCGCGGCGCTCAAGCAGCATGCCGATTGGAGCGTCGTCAACCTCGACGCGCTGACCTACGCGGGAAACGAGCGCAATCTTCGCGACGTCGAAGGTGACACTCGCTACCGCTTCGTGCACGGCGACATCTGCGACCCGGCCGACGTGCGCTCGAGCCTCGGCGAAGGTGTCCACGCGATCGTGAACTTCGCGGCGGAGACGCACGTGGATCGCAGCATCACGAGCCCGGAGGCGTTCTTGCGGACCGACGTCCTCGGCACGCACGTGCTGCTCGAGGCGGCGCGCGAATGCAAAGTCGGACGCTTTGTTCAAGTGTCGACTGACGAGGTATACGGGAGCGTCCCACACGGGCGCACGCCCGAAGGCGCGCCTCTGGCGCCGCGCAGCCCGTACGCAGCGAGCAAGGCGGGCGCAGATCTTCTCGTGCTCGCGTACGTCGAAACATATGCCCTGCCGGCGATCATCACGCGCGGCTCCAACACCTACGGGCCGTATCAACACCCCGAAAAACTCGTGCCGCTTTTCGTCACGAACCTCATCGATCGCAGGCCGGTGCCGCTCTATGGTGACGGCCTTCACGAACGCGAGTGGCTGCACGTCGACGATCACTGCAGCGCGATCGAGCACGCCCTGCTGCACGGCGTCCGAGGAGAGGTCTACAACGTCGGACCGCACGCGGGCTGCACGAACTTGGAGATGACGCAGCGGCTGCTCGCCTTGCTCGGCCTCGACGCAGGACCGTATGTGCGCCGCGTGCCGGATCGGCCCGGCCACGATCGACGTTACGCGCTGGATTGTTCCAAGCTGCTCGCGCTCGGCTGGTCGCCGCGCGTGGAGCTCGCGAGCGGGCTTGCACAAACGGTCGCTTGGTATCGCGCCAACGAGACGTGGTGGCGGCCGATCGTGGAGGGCGAGTTCGCCTCGTACTACCGTCGGCAATACTCGACGCTGGAGTCTCAATGA
- a CDS encoding sugar phosphate nucleotidyltransferase has protein sequence MKGVILAGGTGSRMLPLTRVSNKHLLPVYDRPMIFYPIETLVRSGITDIMLVTGGNSAGEFLRLLGNGKEFGLKDIFYTYQEGDRGIADALKLAEHFSEGQRVVVILGDNVLEKDITSHVRAFEKQPSGARLLLKEVPDPQRFGVPIIRDGRIVRIEEKPSRPQSGYAVTGVYMYDQRVFDFCRGLTPSARGELEITDVNNAYIKQGDLAFDVLDGWWTDAGTFESYFLANKLVAERRGWRPPGA, from the coding sequence ATGAAAGGCGTCATCTTGGCTGGCGGTACGGGAAGCCGCATGTTACCGCTCACGCGCGTGTCGAACAAACATCTCTTACCGGTGTACGACCGCCCGATGATCTTCTATCCGATCGAAACGCTCGTACGCTCCGGCATCACCGATATCATGCTCGTCACCGGCGGCAATAGCGCAGGCGAATTCTTGCGCTTGCTTGGCAATGGAAAAGAATTCGGACTCAAGGATATCTTCTACACGTATCAAGAGGGCGATCGCGGCATCGCCGACGCCCTCAAACTCGCCGAACATTTCTCCGAGGGACAACGTGTCGTCGTGATACTCGGCGACAACGTTTTGGAAAAAGATATTACATCCCACGTCCGCGCCTTCGAAAAACAGCCGTCTGGCGCGCGCTTGCTGCTTAAAGAAGTGCCCGATCCGCAGCGCTTCGGCGTGCCGATCATACGGGATGGTCGCATCGTGCGCATCGAGGAAAAACCCTCGCGACCCCAAAGCGGGTACGCCGTCACCGGCGTGTATATGTACGATCAGCGCGTTTTCGATTTTTGCCGCGGGCTCACTCCAAGCGCGCGCGGCGAACTCGAGATCACGGACGTCAACAACGCCTACATCAAGCAGGGCGATCTTGCTTTCGACGTGCTCGACGGGTGGTGGACAGACGCCGGAACGTTCGAAAGCTATTTTCTCGCCAACAAGTTGGTCGCGGAACGACGCGGCTGGCGCCCTCCCGGCGCTTGA